A DNA window from Massilia putida contains the following coding sequences:
- a CDS encoding sensor histidine kinase, with protein MKQHAISPPSIPPAARTVVIVVLLWTAISALGALQTYSDNLRLGVDSHYPSLLVTWFVEYAVPLIVLSAGLSMTLARWPALIARPHNVFLLFVGLVLVFQPAQWTYMAWLRGYLHIASLDDARRILMKMLLVGWFSTTGTFAAILAIHYWRQARERELAWQRSQTDMLNLRLALEEQRMLALRAQFEPHFLFNALNAISALVREGDRTLALGGIGRLSDLLRYALSASVRNTVTVAAELQFVRDYLDLQRLRYGARLQVRIDGEDRLLHDVDCPPLLLQPLIENALRHDLDCHDGPSDIRLSFVPDEEALTIRVTNPTGGHASPNPGAGLGLANTRERLRLMHPTASLRTNLQDGRFVAEVRLPLERE; from the coding sequence ATGAAGCAGCACGCCATCTCTCCGCCATCGATACCGCCCGCGGCCAGGACCGTCGTCATCGTCGTACTGCTGTGGACCGCGATCAGCGCCCTCGGCGCATTGCAGACCTACAGCGACAACCTGCGCCTCGGCGTCGACAGCCACTATCCATCCCTGCTGGTGACGTGGTTCGTCGAGTACGCGGTGCCGCTGATCGTCCTGAGCGCGGGCCTGAGCATGACGCTCGCGCGCTGGCCCGCATTGATCGCCCGTCCGCACAACGTGTTCCTGCTCTTCGTCGGTCTCGTGCTCGTGTTCCAGCCCGCGCAATGGACGTATATGGCGTGGCTGCGCGGCTACCTGCACATCGCGAGTCTCGACGACGCACGCCGGATCCTGATGAAGATGCTGCTCGTCGGCTGGTTCTCGACCACTGGCACGTTTGCAGCGATCCTCGCCATCCATTACTGGCGCCAGGCGCGCGAGCGCGAACTGGCCTGGCAGCGCAGCCAGACCGACATGCTCAACCTGCGTCTCGCGCTGGAAGAACAGCGCATGCTGGCCCTGCGCGCGCAGTTCGAGCCTCACTTCCTGTTCAATGCGTTGAATGCGATCAGCGCGCTGGTGCGCGAAGGCGACCGCACGCTGGCCCTCGGCGGCATCGGGCGCCTGAGCGATCTGCTGCGCTATGCGCTGTCGGCCAGCGTGCGCAACACGGTCACGGTCGCCGCCGAGCTGCAGTTCGTGCGCGATTACCTCGACCTGCAGCGCCTGCGTTACGGCGCGCGGCTGCAGGTGCGCATCGATGGCGAAGACAGGCTGCTGCACGACGTCGATTGTCCGCCGCTGCTGCTGCAACCGCTGATCGAGAACGCGCTGCGCCACGACCTCGATTGCCACGATGGCCCGAGCGATATCCGCCTGTCCTTCGTGCCCGATGAGGAGGCGCTCACGATCCGGGTCACGAATCCCACCGGCGGGCACGCTTCCCCCAATCCCGGCGCGGGCCTTGGGCTGGCGAACACGCGCGAGCGGCTGCGCCTCATGCATCCCACCGCGTCGCTGCGCACGAACCTGCAGGACGGCCGCTTCGTGGCCGAAGTGCGCCTGCCGCTGGAGCGGGAGTAA
- a CDS encoding aldo/keto reductase family oxidoreductase → MSSIDRAGTYQLGDRTVRRLGYGAMQLAGPGVFGPPRDPDAARAVLREAVALGVNHIDTSDFYGPHVTNQLIQEALQPYPDDLVIVTKIGARRDAQGGWLPAVSAQELRQAVHDNLRNLGLDVLEVVNFRSMLDVHGPAEGSLEAQVTALAELREEGLIKHVGLSNVTMKQVEDARRIVPVACVQNMYNLVHRNDDDMIDALARDGIPYVPFFPLGGFSPLQSETLSAVAAGLDATPMRVAIAWLLRRSPNILLIPGTSSVAHLRENMAAAALVLPDEVMAKLERM, encoded by the coding sequence ATGTCCAGTATCGATCGCGCCGGCACCTATCAGCTCGGCGACCGCACCGTCCGGCGCCTCGGCTATGGCGCGATGCAATTGGCCGGTCCCGGTGTGTTCGGGCCACCCCGGGATCCCGACGCCGCCCGCGCCGTGCTGCGCGAAGCGGTGGCGCTCGGCGTCAATCACATCGACACGTCGGATTTCTACGGGCCGCACGTCACGAACCAGTTGATCCAGGAGGCGCTGCAACCGTATCCCGACGATCTCGTCATCGTCACCAAGATCGGTGCGCGGCGTGATGCGCAAGGTGGCTGGCTGCCGGCTGTCTCGGCGCAGGAGTTGCGACAGGCCGTGCACGACAATCTGCGCAATCTCGGCCTGGACGTGCTCGAGGTCGTGAATTTCCGCAGCATGTTGGATGTGCATGGTCCGGCGGAAGGATCGCTTGAGGCGCAGGTGACGGCGCTGGCGGAATTAAGGGAAGAAGGGCTGATCAAACACGTCGGCCTGAGCAACGTGACGATGAAGCAGGTCGAGGACGCGCGGCGCATCGTACCGGTCGCGTGCGTGCAAAACATGTACAACCTCGTCCACCGTAATGACGACGACATGATCGATGCGTTGGCGCGTGACGGCATTCCTTATGTGCCGTTTTTTCCGCTGGGCGGTTTTTCGCCGCTACAGTCGGAGACGTTGTCGGCCGTCGCGGCCGGGCTGGATGCGACACCGATGCGGGTGGCGATCGCGTGGCTGTTGCGACGTTCGCCGAACATCCTGCTGATTCCTGGGACGTCCTCGGTTGCGCATCTGCGCGAGAACATGGCGGCGGCGGCGCTCGTGTTGCCGGACGAGGTGATGGCGAAGCTGGAGCGGATGTAA
- a CDS encoding YbhB/YbcL family Raf kinase inhibitor-like protein yields MSLTLTSADFTPGGPIPAIHTCDGTNISPALSWSGVPPDTRSLVLIVDDPDAPDPAAPKMTWVHWVLYNLPPQANRLSAGIREADLPPGTQAGLNDFKNTRYGGPCPPVGRHRYVHKLYALDTVLPDLRHPTKAQVEKAMQGHVKAQAELIGTYQRGH; encoded by the coding sequence ATGAGCCTGACCCTGACCTCGGCCGACTTCACGCCCGGCGGTCCCATCCCGGCCATTCACACCTGCGACGGTACAAACATATCGCCGGCGCTGTCCTGGTCCGGCGTCCCGCCCGACACCCGCAGCCTCGTCCTCATCGTGGACGACCCGGACGCGCCCGATCCCGCGGCCCCGAAAATGACCTGGGTCCACTGGGTTCTCTACAACCTTCCACCGCAAGCGAATCGTCTATCCGCCGGGATACGCGAAGCCGACCTGCCGCCGGGCACACAGGCTGGCCTGAACGACTTCAAGAACACGCGCTACGGCGGGCCCTGTCCGCCCGTGGGACGGCATCGCTACGTGCATAAACTGTACGCGCTCGACACGGTCCTGCCCGACCTGCGTCACCCGACCAAGGCACAGGTCGAAAAAGCGATGCAAGGTCATGTGAAGGCGCAGGCGGAGCTGATCGGCACGTACCAGCGCGGTCACTGA
- the ampC gene encoding class C beta-lactamase, whose product MSILFRSIALACLSLPPLTAGAVDEAAVRMAVDGAIRPLMAQHDVPGMAVAVTVDGHAMFFNYGEASKEGHVPVTENTLFELGSVSKTVTATLACYAQGLGKLSFDDHPGTYMPQLKGSRIDRASVLELGTYTPGGLPLQFPDEVETDAQMIAYFRAWRPDAAPGTQRRYSNPSLGLFGHVTARALGVDFADAVEGRLFPALGLKHSYIRVPSAAMGDYAWGYDKTDRPVRVSPGMFDAETYGVKASSADMIRFVQENIDADGLPASMRRAIDCTHTGYYRIGDTVQGLGWEQYRAPVTLAALQAGNSTTMSAQPNPATRLQPPQAPPPGTLFNKTGATRGFGAYVLFVPEQRVGIVMLANKNYPIPARVQAAYSILGQLAP is encoded by the coding sequence TTGTCCATTCTGTTTCGCTCCATTGCCCTCGCATGCCTGTCTCTGCCGCCGTTGACGGCGGGTGCCGTCGATGAAGCCGCCGTGCGTATGGCCGTCGACGGCGCCATCCGACCGTTGATGGCGCAGCACGACGTGCCCGGGATGGCGGTCGCCGTCACCGTCGATGGCCACGCGATGTTCTTCAATTACGGCGAGGCGTCGAAAGAGGGGCACGTGCCCGTCACCGAGAATACCCTGTTCGAACTGGGCTCCGTCAGCAAGACCGTCACGGCGACGCTGGCCTGTTATGCGCAGGGCCTCGGCAAGCTGTCGTTCGACGACCATCCCGGCACCTACATGCCGCAGTTGAAGGGAAGCCGGATCGACCGCGCGAGCGTGCTTGAACTGGGCACTTATACGCCGGGCGGACTGCCGTTGCAATTTCCGGATGAAGTCGAGACGGATGCGCAGATGATCGCCTACTTCCGCGCGTGGCGGCCCGACGCTGCACCCGGCACGCAGCGCCGGTATTCGAATCCGAGCCTGGGCCTGTTCGGGCATGTGACGGCGCGCGCGTTGGGCGTCGATTTTGCCGACGCGGTCGAAGGCCGGCTGTTCCCCGCGTTGGGTCTGAAGCACAGTTATATCCGCGTACCGTCCGCCGCGATGGGCGATTATGCCTGGGGCTACGACAAGACCGATCGGCCGGTGCGCGTCAGCCCGGGCATGTTCGATGCGGAAACGTACGGCGTCAAGGCCAGTAGCGCCGACATGATCCGCTTCGTCCAGGAGAACATCGACGCGGACGGCCTGCCGGCGTCGATGCGGCGCGCCATCGATTGCACGCACACGGGTTACTACCGCATCGGCGACACGGTGCAGGGACTCGGATGGGAGCAGTATCGCGCACCGGTGACGCTGGCCGCCCTGCAGGCGGGGAATTCGACGACGATGAGCGCCCAGCCGAATCCGGCCACCCGGCTGCAGCCGCCGCAGGCGCCTCCGCCCGGGACGCTGTTCAACAAGACCGGTGCCACGCGCGGGTTCGGCGCTTATGTGCTGTTCGTGCCGGAACAACGCGTCGGGATCGTCATGCTGGCCAATAAGAATTACCCGATTCCGGCCCGGGTTCAGGCCGCTTATTCGATCCTTGGACAGCTGGCGCCGTGA
- a CDS encoding DUF6328 family protein: protein MDDQASQQEKNHQTMRDIIEEARCILPGLQAVFGFQTIAVFNERFNDLALYAQACHMVGLALMVIAMALLMTPAVYYRAQHGYATSLMVKVSRRAIRGALMPLALGLSLDMLTVVSLATDTLSLSIAAAVASLFLFVGLWYLIPRRDPIQVSEPQS, encoded by the coding sequence ATGGACGATCAAGCCTCTCAACAAGAAAAGAACCATCAGACAATGCGCGACATCATCGAAGAGGCGCGCTGCATTCTTCCTGGCCTGCAGGCGGTGTTCGGTTTCCAGACGATCGCCGTGTTCAACGAACGGTTCAACGACCTCGCGCTGTATGCACAGGCGTGTCACATGGTCGGCCTCGCCTTGATGGTCATTGCGATGGCCCTCCTGATGACGCCGGCCGTGTACTACCGCGCCCAGCATGGCTATGCGACATCGCTCATGGTCAAGGTGTCGCGCAGAGCCATCCGGGGTGCGCTGATGCCACTGGCTCTTGGCCTGTCGCTCGACATGTTGACGGTTGTGTCGCTTGCAACCGACACGCTGTCGCTCAGCATCGCTGCCGCAGTTGCTTCCCTCTTCCTGTTTGTGGGACTCTGGTATCTGATCCCGCGCCGTGATCCGATCCAGGTCAGCGAACCGCAATCCTGA
- a CDS encoding LytR/AlgR family response regulator transcription factor: protein MTVRYLIVDDELPSRANLRLALAAHPDWRLVAECDGTAVARAALAAQEVDVIFLDIQMPAESGLVLAREISRVSAPPLIVFVTAYSEHAVDAFEVHALDYLLKPLNDARLGQTVERIGAMLGHRQREAYGAALRDYVDAGANPDKAALERINVRSVGRIEQILVADILWIESAGNYVELHLAGRTVLHRITLNRLETLLAPDEFLRVHRGVIVRRGEIARLDTVGDGGYRLTLRCGAAVAVSERYLSALKSAM, encoded by the coding sequence ATGACGGTGCGTTACCTGATCGTCGACGACGAGCTGCCCAGCCGCGCCAATCTGCGCCTGGCCCTGGCCGCGCATCCCGACTGGCGGCTCGTGGCCGAATGCGATGGCACCGCGGTAGCGCGCGCGGCGTTGGCCGCGCAGGAAGTCGACGTCATCTTCCTCGACATTCAGATGCCGGCCGAATCGGGGCTCGTGCTCGCGCGCGAGATCAGCCGCGTATCCGCGCCGCCGCTGATCGTCTTCGTGACGGCCTATAGCGAACACGCCGTCGACGCGTTCGAGGTCCACGCGCTCGACTATCTGCTCAAGCCCTTGAACGATGCACGCCTCGGCCAGACCGTCGAGCGCATCGGCGCGATGCTGGGACACCGTCAGCGTGAAGCCTATGGTGCGGCCTTGCGCGATTATGTCGACGCCGGCGCGAACCCGGACAAGGCGGCCCTGGAGCGGATCAACGTGCGCTCCGTCGGCCGCATCGAACAGATCCTCGTGGCGGATATCCTGTGGATCGAATCGGCCGGGAATTACGTCGAGCTGCACCTGGCGGGGCGCACGGTCCTGCATCGCATCACGCTCAACCGCCTCGAGACGCTGCTCGCGCCCGACGAGTTCCTCCGCGTGCACCGCGGCGTGATCGTCAGACGCGGCGAGATCGCGCGCCTGGATACGGTCGGCGACGGCGGCTACCGGCTCACATTGCGTTGCGGTGCCGCGGTCGCCGTCAGCGAACGTTATCTGAGTGCGCTGAAGTCGGCGATGTGA
- a CDS encoding DUF5682 family protein, translating to MSVHLFGIRHHGPGCARSLAQALAALAPDCILVEGPPEADALARFAGHADLVPPVALLLYAPADPQRAVFYPFAEFSPEWQALRYASEHGVNLRFCDLPQTHRFALNTTREQTDDIHTDPLRWLARAAGYGDTETWWDHLVEQRGDSLDLFAAIAEMMTALRNEAGPPPDELEVKREAWMRTTIRQAVKDGRERIAVVCGAWHVPALAVLPSAKSDADLLKGLAKEKTAATWVPWTHGRLTFASGYGAGVTAPGWYRHLWRHRERAGLHWLTEVATLLRRHDLDASSAHVIEAVRLADTLAALRDRPRAGLDELMEAVRAVFCYDSDAPLRLIRRELLVDEALGSVPDYVPAVPLAQDVAAQQKRLRMPVRADAAELALDLRQPAHLEKSVLLHRLALLGIAWGRQLEVRGRTGTFHEQWQLVWEPEFAVDLIAASRWGGTLATAATALAADRAAQAQTLPELTRLMETILLADLRAAVDALMARIQEVGTLTPDLGPLLAALPALVNVLRYGSARNVDTQALSSVVDGLVARACIALPYGLRGVADDAAAGLLGQVIAADQAVRLLQNETHAAAWFDALEAGATSDLSHPLLAGRCGRILTEQGRWDAERAARQLSLRCSPTIAPLVTAHWLEGFLQGSGALLAHSDALWTIVNGWLLAQPDHVFTELLPLLRRTVATFSGPERRELGERAAQAGGTTPSAAPAAAVDPIRARRVLPILHTLFGTRAAQETIHDA from the coding sequence ATGAGCGTCCACCTGTTCGGCATCCGCCACCACGGCCCCGGGTGCGCACGCAGCCTGGCGCAGGCGCTCGCTGCGCTGGCGCCGGACTGCATCCTCGTGGAGGGCCCGCCGGAAGCGGACGCGCTGGCGCGCTTTGCCGGCCATGCGGACCTGGTGCCGCCGGTGGCGCTGCTGCTGTACGCGCCGGCCGATCCACAGCGTGCCGTGTTCTATCCGTTCGCCGAGTTTTCGCCGGAATGGCAGGCGCTCCGCTACGCCAGCGAGCATGGCGTGAACCTGCGCTTCTGCGACCTGCCGCAGACCCACCGCTTCGCCCTGAACACGACGCGCGAACAGACGGACGACATCCATACGGACCCGCTGCGCTGGCTCGCCCGCGCGGCCGGCTACGGCGACACGGAGACGTGGTGGGACCACCTCGTCGAGCAGCGCGGCGACAGCCTCGATCTGTTTGCCGCCATCGCCGAGATGATGACGGCGCTGCGCAACGAAGCCGGTCCGCCGCCGGACGAGCTGGAAGTGAAGCGCGAAGCGTGGATGCGCACGACGATCCGCCAGGCCGTCAAGGATGGCCGCGAACGCATCGCCGTCGTGTGCGGCGCATGGCACGTGCCGGCCCTCGCCGTGCTCCCCAGCGCGAAGAGCGACGCTGATTTGCTCAAAGGCCTGGCGAAGGAAAAGACCGCGGCGACGTGGGTGCCCTGGACGCACGGCCGCCTCACCTTCGCCAGCGGCTACGGCGCGGGCGTGACGGCGCCCGGCTGGTATCGCCACCTGTGGCGCCACCGCGAGCGCGCCGGCCTGCACTGGCTGACGGAAGTCGCCACGCTGCTGCGCCGGCACGACCTCGATGCGTCGTCCGCCCACGTGATCGAGGCCGTGCGCCTGGCCGACACGCTGGCCGCGCTGCGCGACCGTCCGCGCGCCGGCCTGGATGAATTGATGGAAGCCGTGCGCGCCGTGTTCTGCTACGACAGCGATGCGCCGCTGCGCCTGATCCGGCGCGAATTGCTCGTCGACGAGGCACTCGGGTCGGTGCCGGACTACGTGCCGGCCGTGCCGCTCGCGCAGGACGTGGCCGCGCAGCAGAAGCGCCTGCGCATGCCCGTGCGCGCGGACGCGGCGGAGCTCGCCCTCGACCTGCGCCAACCCGCGCACCTAGAAAAGAGTGTGCTGCTGCACCGCCTCGCGCTGTTGGGCATCGCGTGGGGCCGGCAGCTGGAGGTACGCGGCAGGACGGGCACCTTCCACGAGCAGTGGCAACTCGTGTGGGAACCGGAATTCGCCGTCGACCTGATCGCCGCCAGCCGCTGGGGCGGCACTTTGGCAACCGCGGCGACGGCGCTGGCGGCCGACCGCGCGGCGCAGGCGCAAACGCTGCCCGAACTCACGCGCCTGATGGAGACGATCCTGCTGGCCGATCTGCGCGCGGCCGTCGACGCGCTGATGGCGCGCATCCAGGAAGTAGGCACGCTGACGCCCGATCTCGGCCCGCTGCTGGCGGCATTGCCGGCGCTCGTCAACGTGCTGCGCTACGGCAGCGCGCGCAACGTCGATACGCAGGCGCTGTCCAGCGTCGTCGACGGCCTCGTGGCGCGCGCGTGCATCGCGCTGCCGTACGGCTTGCGCGGCGTCGCCGACGATGCGGCGGCCGGCTTGCTCGGCCAGGTCATCGCGGCCGACCAGGCCGTACGCCTGCTGCAGAACGAGACGCATGCGGCGGCGTGGTTCGACGCGCTGGAAGCGGGCGCCACGAGCGATCTGTCGCATCCGCTGCTGGCGGGACGGTGCGGCCGCATCCTCACCGAACAGGGACGCTGGGATGCGGAGCGCGCCGCGCGCCAGCTGTCGTTGCGCTGCTCGCCGACCATCGCGCCGCTCGTCACGGCGCACTGGCTCGAAGGTTTTTTGCAAGGGAGCGGCGCGCTGCTCGCGCACAGCGACGCGCTGTGGACCATCGTGAACGGCTGGCTGCTCGCGCAGCCGGACCATGTCTTTACGGAGCTGCTGCCACTGCTGCGCCGCACGGTCGCCACGTTCAGTGGGCCGGAGCGGCGCGAGCTGGGCGAGCGTGCGGCGCAGGCGGGCGGCACGACCCCGAGCGCTGCGCCGGCAGCGGCCGTCGACCCGATCCGGGCACGGCGCGTGCTGCCGATCCTGCACACGTTGTTCGGCACCCGCGCCGCCCAGGAGACTATCCATGACGCATGA
- a CDS encoding LysR family transcriptional regulator, with translation MKVDLGDLSAFVAVARAGGFRDAARATSGSASGLSDAVRRLETKLGVRLLNRTTRSVVPTEAGRSLLARLDPVLNEVESALDVVNGFRDTPTGTLRLNVPMSAARLVLPSIVPRFLAAYPEIRLEVIADESFVDVLAAGCDAGIRYEEKLEQDMIAVPIGPRVQRMAAAAAPAYLDRRGRPQHPRDLLDHACMRARFASGAVIRWTFECDGETVTIDPPGQLLVQVGGALDLKIDAAVAGTGIVYLFEDWLRPYIERGQLEPVLEPWWPRFSGPYLYYPGRRLVPAPLRAFVDFIRADQ, from the coding sequence ATGAAAGTCGATCTCGGCGACCTGTCGGCCTTCGTCGCCGTCGCGCGTGCCGGCGGTTTCCGCGATGCGGCGCGGGCCACGAGCGGCAGCGCGTCCGGTCTCAGCGATGCGGTGCGGCGTCTCGAAACAAAGCTCGGCGTCCGGCTGCTCAACCGCACCACGCGCAGCGTCGTGCCGACGGAAGCGGGCCGCAGCCTGCTCGCGCGGCTCGACCCGGTGCTCAACGAAGTCGAGAGCGCACTGGACGTCGTCAACGGTTTTCGCGACACGCCCACCGGCACGCTGCGCTTGAACGTGCCGATGAGCGCGGCGCGGCTCGTCCTGCCGTCCATCGTGCCGCGCTTTCTCGCCGCGTATCCGGAGATCCGTCTCGAGGTGATCGCGGACGAGAGCTTCGTCGACGTGCTCGCGGCCGGTTGTGATGCCGGCATCCGCTATGAAGAAAAGCTCGAGCAGGACATGATCGCCGTGCCGATCGGGCCGAGAGTCCAGCGCATGGCGGCAGCGGCGGCGCCGGCTTACCTCGACCGGCGCGGCCGGCCGCAACATCCCCGCGACTTGCTGGACCACGCCTGCATGCGCGCCCGCTTCGCCAGCGGTGCGGTCATCCGCTGGACGTTCGAGTGCGACGGTGAGACGGTGACGATCGATCCGCCCGGACAATTGCTGGTCCAGGTCGGCGGCGCCCTCGACCTGAAGATCGACGCGGCCGTCGCCGGCACAGGCATCGTCTACCTGTTCGAGGACTGGCTGCGCCCGTACATCGAGCGCGGCCAGCTCGAGCCCGTTCTGGAACCGTGGTGGCCGCGTTTTTCCGGCCCATATCTCTACTATCCGGGGCGCAGACTCGTTCCGGCGCCCCTGCGCGCGTTCGTCGATTTCATCCGCGCGGATCAGTGA
- a CDS encoding VWA domain-containing protein, producing the protein MTHEKEAARRWRLVLGQDANQSLSLGAHDAAIDAALDALYGAGPDTRGGSLGGSAPRVARWLGDIRQYFPSSVVQVMQKDAFDRLGLQQMLCEPEMLAAVEPDVHLVATLLSLNRVLPNKTRATARAVVAKVALDLEKKLATPMRQAVAGSLNRAARNLRPRHQDIDWLRTIRANLRHYQPDYRTIIPETRIGYGRRGRSLRDIVLCVDQSGSMAPSVVYASVFAAVLAGIKAVTTSVVVFDTAVVDLTPLLHDPVEVLFGTQLGGGTDINRALAYCQGLVTRPQDTIFVLISDLYEGGNNAEMLRRAASLVGSGAQVIALLALDDSGAPSYDRNNAAKLAAMGIPCFACTPDLFPDLMAAAIQRHSLEQWASAAGIVHA; encoded by the coding sequence ATGACGCATGAAAAAGAAGCGGCGCGGCGCTGGCGCCTCGTGCTGGGCCAGGACGCCAACCAATCGCTGTCGCTGGGCGCGCACGATGCCGCCATCGACGCCGCGCTGGACGCGTTGTATGGCGCCGGTCCCGATACGCGCGGCGGAAGCCTGGGCGGATCGGCGCCGCGCGTGGCGCGCTGGCTGGGCGACATCCGCCAGTATTTCCCGTCCAGCGTCGTACAGGTGATGCAGAAGGATGCGTTCGACCGCCTGGGTCTGCAGCAGATGTTGTGCGAGCCGGAAATGCTGGCGGCCGTCGAGCCGGACGTGCACCTCGTCGCCACGCTCCTCAGCCTGAACCGCGTGCTGCCGAACAAGACGCGCGCGACGGCCCGCGCCGTCGTGGCGAAAGTCGCCCTTGACCTGGAAAAGAAGCTGGCGACGCCGATGCGCCAGGCCGTCGCGGGCAGCCTGAATCGTGCCGCGCGCAACCTGCGGCCGCGCCACCAGGACATCGACTGGCTGCGTACCATCCGCGCCAACCTGCGGCATTATCAGCCGGACTACCGGACGATCATCCCGGAGACACGCATCGGCTACGGCCGGCGCGGGCGCTCGCTGCGCGACATCGTGCTGTGCGTGGACCAGAGCGGGTCGATGGCACCGTCCGTCGTATACGCGAGCGTGTTCGCGGCGGTCCTTGCCGGCATCAAGGCGGTGACGACGTCGGTGGTGGTGTTCGACACGGCCGTCGTCGACCTGACGCCGCTGCTGCACGATCCGGTCGAGGTCCTGTTCGGCACGCAGCTGGGCGGCGGCACCGACATCAACCGCGCGCTCGCCTATTGCCAGGGCCTCGTCACGCGGCCGCAGGACACGATCTTCGTCCTGATCAGCGACCTGTACGAGGGCGGTAACAATGCCGAGATGCTGAGGCGCGCGGCGAGCCTCGTCGGCAGCGGCGCGCAGGTGATCGCGCTGCTCGCACTGGACGACAGCGGCGCCCCTTCCTACGACCGCAACAATGCGGCGAAGCTGGCCGCGATGGGCATTCCCTGCTTTGCCTGCACGCCCGACCTGTTTCCCGACCTGATGGCGGCCGCGATCCAGCGGCACAGCCTCGAACAATGGGCATCAGCGGCCGGCATCGTACATGCGTGA
- a CDS encoding ATP-binding protein yields the protein MTSTSSVLRQHAEQQYAEELDALIAFDTRQRPPRWTMSPWAVSTYLLGGRLDNGVTISAKYIGNPRVIEIAVATLATDRALLLLGVPGTAKSWVSEHLAAAISGDSTLIVHGTAGTSEEAVRYGWNYAQLLAKGPSQEAIVPSPVMRAMRTGRVARIEELTRMPGEVQDSLISILSEKVLPIAELDDEVLAQKGFNIIATANDRDRGVNELSSALKRRFNTVVLPPPRTVDEEVRIVESRVASIGRALELPAETPALEEIRRIVTVFRELREGVTSDGKTKLKAPSASMSTAEAISVVTHGLSLAAHFGDGVLRGADLAAGMVGAIVKDPLHDRVAMLEYLETVVKERDGWKDLYRACRDVMA from the coding sequence ATGACCTCCACCTCGTCCGTCCTCCGCCAGCATGCCGAGCAGCAGTACGCCGAAGAACTGGACGCACTGATCGCGTTCGATACACGCCAGCGCCCGCCCCGCTGGACAATGTCGCCGTGGGCCGTGTCGACCTATCTGCTGGGCGGCCGGCTGGACAACGGCGTGACGATCAGCGCCAAATACATCGGCAATCCGCGCGTGATCGAGATCGCCGTCGCCACGCTCGCCACCGACCGTGCCCTGCTGCTGCTGGGCGTGCCGGGCACGGCGAAATCGTGGGTGTCCGAACACCTTGCGGCCGCGATCAGCGGCGACTCCACGCTCATCGTCCACGGCACGGCGGGCACCAGCGAGGAAGCCGTGCGCTATGGCTGGAACTACGCGCAGCTGCTGGCCAAGGGGCCGTCGCAGGAGGCCATCGTCCCGAGTCCGGTGATGCGCGCCATGCGCACGGGACGCGTGGCCCGCATCGAAGAACTCACACGCATGCCGGGCGAGGTGCAGGACAGCCTGATCTCGATCCTGTCCGAGAAAGTCTTGCCGATCGCGGAACTGGACGACGAGGTGCTCGCGCAGAAGGGCTTCAACATCATCGCCACCGCGAACGACCGCGACCGCGGCGTCAACGAATTGTCGAGCGCATTGAAGCGCCGCTTCAACACCGTCGTGCTGCCGCCGCCGCGCACGGTCGACGAGGAAGTGCGCATCGTCGAATCGCGCGTGGCCAGCATCGGCCGCGCGCTCGAGCTGCCGGCCGAGACGCCGGCGCTGGAAGAGATCCGCCGTATCGTCACCGTGTTCCGCGAGCTGCGCGAAGGCGTGACGAGCGACGGCAAGACGAAGTTGAAGGCGCCCAGTGCCAGCATGAGCACGGCCGAGGCGATTTCCGTCGTCACGCACGGCCTGTCGCTGGCGGCGCACTTCGGCGACGGCGTGCTGCGCGGCGCCGACCTCGCGGCCGGCATGGTCGGCGCGATCGTCAAGGATCCGCTGCACGACCGCGTGGCGATGCTCGAGTACCTGGAGACCGTCGTCAAGGAGCGCGACGGCTGGAAGGATTTGTACCGCGCCTGCCGCGACGTGATGGCGTAA